A genomic segment from Lignipirellula cremea encodes:
- a CDS encoding NADH-quinone oxidoreductase subunit A, whose amino-acid sequence MEALGSSLSIVAYLALFCSVGLIFVFANLLIGYLVRPSDPHAEKEEIYECGEPTIGSSYVQFDLRFYVVALLFIIFDVEVAFFFPWATVFGKADHLSDQRFAVVAADTSVLTPQAIGLYKEFGVREPALPESVPPTLAKPFNQKYGKGAASAATLTPEQAADVCKLGGRQLMLVTLVDILVFFAVLMVGFAYVWKRGDLNWVRAVTDARSQGAVRTLAPEEVTEQDPVLTA is encoded by the coding sequence ATGGAAGCCTTAGGCTCCTCCCTGAGCATCGTGGCCTACTTGGCCTTGTTCTGCTCCGTCGGATTGATCTTTGTTTTCGCCAATTTGTTGATTGGCTATCTCGTGCGTCCCTCGGATCCGCACGCGGAGAAGGAAGAGATCTACGAGTGTGGCGAGCCGACGATCGGTTCCAGCTATGTGCAGTTCGACCTGCGTTTTTACGTGGTGGCGTTGCTGTTCATTATCTTCGATGTCGAAGTCGCCTTCTTTTTCCCCTGGGCGACCGTGTTCGGCAAAGCGGACCACCTGAGCGATCAGCGTTTTGCGGTCGTCGCCGCGGATACCTCGGTGCTGACCCCCCAGGCGATCGGGCTTTATAAAGAGTTTGGCGTGCGTGAGCCGGCCTTGCCGGAAAGCGTGCCGCCGACCCTGGCCAAACCGTTCAATCAAAAGTACGGCAAAGGGGCCGCCAGTGCGGCGACGCTAACGCCGGAACAAGCAGCCGATGTCTGTAAGCTGGGAGGTCGGCAGTTAATGCTCGTGACCCTGGTTGATATTCTCGTATTCTTTGCGGTGTTAATGGTCGGTTTTGCTTACGTCTGGAAGCGAGGCGATCTCAACTGGGTGCGAGCGGTTACCGACGCCCGTTCCCAGGGCGCGGTGCGCACCCTGGCGCCTGAAGAAGTCACCGAACAAGATCCTGTCCTCACGGCCTAG
- a CDS encoding ATP-binding cassette domain-containing protein translates to MPLVTLNEVAIAFRGPPLLDHVNCRIEMGQKIGLLGRNGAGKTTLMKMLMGETQPDHGDIIFDPGATIAFLPQDIPRDLTGSLYDIVAGGVTERPPEEEWISHQEIEQVLSRMDLPIESPFESLSSGMKRRVLLGRAIVSQPSFLLLDEPTNHLDIAAIDWLEKFLTSFRGTLLFVTHDRMFLRKLAGRILEIDRGQIFDWSCDYDTFLARKEAAFEAEEKQNALFDKKLAEEEVWIRQGIKARRTRNMGRVRALKELRNTRADRRTQPGQVRLEIQQGQRSGMMVAEVEKVGFSYDEREIVSDFSTTILRGDKIGLIGRNGVGKTTLLRILLGQLTPQTGKVKLGTNLEIAYFDQQRQQLDENKTVQENVGDGYDNVGVGDQKQHIIGYLQNFLFTPERARTPVRFLSGGERNRVLLAKLFAKPANVIVLDEPTNDLDAETLEMLEERLVEYKGTVLLVSHDREFLNNVVGSTIVFEEDAVREYVGGYDDWQRQRNQRLELQAQREKEAAAAARPAKTSAPAATPVAKRKLKFKEQQELAALPAKMEKLEQQIAAVHEKMGQPTFYQESGEKIAQAQKELKELEMSLEQALLRWEELEQF, encoded by the coding sequence ATGCCCCTGGTCACTCTGAACGAAGTTGCGATTGCCTTTCGGGGGCCGCCGCTTCTTGATCATGTGAACTGTCGCATCGAAATGGGCCAGAAAATTGGCCTGCTGGGGCGAAATGGAGCGGGTAAAACCACGCTCATGAAAATGCTGATGGGCGAAACCCAGCCCGATCACGGCGATATTATTTTCGATCCGGGCGCGACGATCGCTTTTTTGCCGCAGGACATCCCCCGCGACCTGACCGGCAGCCTTTACGATATCGTCGCCGGCGGCGTGACCGAGCGTCCCCCCGAGGAAGAGTGGATCTCGCATCAGGAGATCGAGCAGGTCCTGTCCCGCATGGACCTGCCGATCGAATCGCCGTTTGAATCCCTTTCCAGCGGGATGAAACGCCGCGTGTTGCTGGGTCGGGCGATCGTCTCCCAGCCCAGCTTCCTGCTGCTCGACGAACCGACGAACCATCTCGACATTGCGGCGATCGACTGGCTGGAGAAGTTTCTTACCAGCTTCCGCGGGACGCTGCTGTTTGTGACCCATGATCGCATGTTTCTGCGGAAACTGGCGGGCCGCATCCTGGAAATCGACCGCGGCCAGATTTTTGACTGGTCGTGTGATTACGATACGTTCCTCGCCCGCAAGGAAGCGGCGTTTGAAGCGGAAGAGAAGCAGAACGCCCTGTTCGACAAAAAGCTGGCGGAAGAAGAAGTCTGGATCCGACAGGGGATCAAAGCCCGGCGGACCCGCAACATGGGCCGCGTGCGGGCCCTGAAAGAACTGCGAAACACCCGTGCGGATCGCCGCACCCAGCCCGGCCAGGTGCGTCTGGAAATCCAGCAAGGGCAACGTTCCGGGATGATGGTGGCCGAGGTGGAGAAGGTTGGATTTTCCTACGACGAGCGGGAGATCGTCAGCGATTTCTCGACGACGATCCTGCGCGGCGACAAGATCGGACTGATCGGTCGCAACGGCGTTGGGAAAACGACCCTGCTGCGGATCCTGCTGGGGCAGCTTACCCCGCAAACCGGCAAGGTGAAGCTCGGCACAAATCTCGAAATCGCCTACTTCGACCAGCAGCGGCAGCAGCTGGATGAAAACAAAACGGTCCAGGAAAACGTGGGCGACGGCTACGACAACGTGGGCGTCGGCGACCAGAAGCAGCACATTATTGGCTACCTGCAGAATTTCCTGTTCACGCCGGAACGCGCCCGCACGCCGGTCCGTTTTCTCTCCGGCGGCGAGCGGAACCGGGTGCTGCTGGCGAAACTTTTCGCCAAGCCGGCGAACGTGATCGTGCTGGACGAACCGACCAACGATCTCGACGCCGAAACGCTGGAGATGCTGGAAGAACGGCTGGTCGAGTACAAAGGAACCGTGCTCCTGGTCAGTCATGATCGCGAGTTTTTGAACAACGTGGTTGGCAGTACGATCGTGTTCGAGGAAGACGCCGTGCGTGAGTACGTCGGCGGTTACGACGACTGGCAGCGACAGCGGAACCAGCGCCTGGAGCTGCAGGCCCAAAGGGAAAAGGAAGCAGCCGCGGCCGCCCGACCCGCGAAAACTTCGGCCCCTGCCGCAACTCCTGTCGCCAAACGGAAACTGAAGTTCAAGGAGCAGCAGGAACTGGCCGCCCTGCCGGCCAAAATGGAGAAGCTGGAGCAGCAGATCGCCGCCGTCCACGAGAAAATGGGGCAGCCGACCTTCTACCAGGAGTCGGGCGAAAAGATCGCCCAGGCCCAGAAGGAGCTCAAGGAACTGGAGATGAGCCTGGAGCAGGCCTTGCTGCGTTGGGAAGAGCTTGAGCAGTTTTAA
- a CDS encoding NADH-quinone oxidoreductase subunit C, whose translation MSLLEQLQAKFGDNITGHNLEAVDPWIEVAPVGIVDVCQFLKTAPDLQFDMLSCISGVDYWMADEKKMAKAGWEPHTEVVYHLSSTVKKHTLVLKVMLPRWKDDVEGQLPEVASVTSVWRTADWHEREVFDLSGVRFVGHPYLRRILCPEDWVGFPLRRDYEMPLEYHGIRGR comes from the coding sequence ATGTCGCTGCTCGAACAATTGCAAGCCAAGTTTGGCGACAATATCACAGGCCATAACCTGGAGGCGGTCGATCCCTGGATCGAAGTCGCCCCGGTCGGCATTGTCGATGTTTGCCAGTTCCTGAAAACGGCCCCCGACCTGCAGTTTGACATGCTCAGCTGCATCTCCGGCGTCGACTACTGGATGGCCGACGAAAAGAAAATGGCGAAGGCCGGCTGGGAGCCGCACACCGAAGTGGTGTACCACCTTTCCAGCACCGTCAAAAAGCACACGCTGGTCCTTAAGGTGATGCTGCCCCGCTGGAAAGACGACGTCGAAGGCCAACTGCCCGAAGTGGCTTCGGTCACGTCCGTCTGGCGGACGGCCGACTGGCACGAACGGGAGGTCTTCGATCTGTCGGGCGTCCGTTTTGTCGGGCATCCTTACCTGCGTCGCATTTTGTGCCCGGAAGACTGGGTCGGCTTCCCGCTGCGTCGGGATTACGAGATGCCGCTCGAATATCACGGAATTCGTGGCCGCTAG
- a CDS encoding cation diffusion facilitator family transporter, giving the protein MHQHHGHSHDHGGSDYSRPLAWGAALNVVYVVIEAGCGLYFNSLALLADAGHNLSDVLGLLLALGAVLLARRPATPRRTYGFRRATILAAFISSLLLLAALLGIIWESFQRLGNPAQVSGVAVMIVAGVGVLVNAATAAMFHAGSKHDLNVKGAYLHMAADAAISLGVVGVGLGVWLTGWNWLDPAVSLAVAGVIAYAGWELLRDSFNLAVDAAPSGIDPHAVETFLLEQPGVEALHDLHIWGLSTRETALTVHLIRPEGNSHDDFLQSLAADLREQFQIGHSTVQIEQGYNLCPAAGCITQHDGAEDHDDEGGDHDHDHDHDHDGDCDHATEI; this is encoded by the coding sequence ATGCATCAACACCACGGCCACAGCCACGATCACGGCGGCAGCGACTACAGCCGTCCGCTGGCGTGGGGGGCCGCGCTGAATGTGGTCTACGTGGTGATCGAAGCGGGCTGCGGGCTGTACTTCAATTCGCTGGCCCTGCTGGCCGATGCGGGCCATAACCTGAGCGATGTCCTTGGCCTGTTGTTGGCACTGGGGGCGGTCCTGCTGGCGCGTCGTCCGGCCACGCCGCGGCGGACGTACGGTTTTCGCCGGGCGACCATCCTGGCGGCATTCATTAGTTCGCTGCTGCTGCTGGCGGCCTTGCTGGGGATTATCTGGGAGTCCTTCCAGCGGCTGGGAAACCCGGCCCAGGTGAGCGGGGTCGCCGTGATGATCGTGGCGGGCGTCGGCGTGCTGGTCAACGCCGCCACGGCAGCCATGTTCCATGCCGGCAGCAAGCACGATTTAAATGTGAAGGGCGCCTATCTGCACATGGCGGCCGATGCGGCCATTTCGCTGGGGGTGGTCGGCGTGGGTCTGGGCGTCTGGCTGACCGGTTGGAACTGGCTGGACCCGGCGGTCAGCCTCGCCGTGGCCGGCGTAATCGCTTACGCCGGCTGGGAGCTGCTGCGCGATTCGTTCAATCTGGCGGTCGACGCGGCGCCCAGTGGGATCGACCCGCATGCGGTGGAGACGTTCCTGCTGGAACAGCCGGGCGTGGAAGCCTTGCACGATTTGCATATCTGGGGGCTGAGCACGCGGGAGACGGCGCTGACCGTGCATTTGATCCGTCCCGAAGGCAACTCGCACGACGATTTTCTGCAGTCGCTGGCCGCCGACCTGCGGGAGCAGTTCCAGATTGGTCACTCCACCGTGCAGATCGAGCAAGGCTACAACCTGTGCCCTGCCGCCGGCTGCATCACCCAGCATGACGGAGCCGAGGACCACGACGACGAAGGCGGCGACCACGATCACGACCACGATCACGACCATGATGGCGACTGCGACCACGCCACAGAAATCTGA